A segment of the Candidatus Sumerlaea chitinivorans genome:
GAGTTCCAGCCAGTCGCCGTGGTCGCCGCTCCCCGTCACAACCCCGACGTAGGTCGTGTGCGCGAAATTGACCGCTTTCATGCCACGCGCCACCAACATGGGCCAGACCTCATCGTACACGGGGATGTAGTTGTCATCCATGGTGATGAGGATTGGCCGAGGCGGAAGCGGCGTATCGTAATCCATCCAGTCAAGAAGCTCGTCGGGGGTGATGGTGTTATAGCCGTTGTTCTTCAAGAAATCGAGTTGCTGGGCCACGAGAGAGGCCGAATAGCCGAAACTCGACTGAGCATGAAAGAGCACGACCGGCACCTGCGCTTGGGTCCGCACTTCGCCTCTCAGGATAAATGCAGCCACCAAGGCGCATAAAACTATGGATTGCCACCGCTGCCACGACGCTCGCTTCATCAAAGCTGTTCCTTTTATACGAATTATTTTATTGTTGGATTACCGCCTTAGCGTAATCTTGCTCACACACTTCAAGCTGAATCGGCATAAAAAATGTAATAGGTGTGGGGTAAGCCATGACGGCAACGCCTGGCCCCCCTCTCTGGGTGAGCTGCGCGGGAGAGGGCGGAGCACCCCCGACATTCGCTTATCACGAAAAAAGCGGCCACCACCGCGCCTCGTCCACTAAGCGAGCCAGACGGGTGAGGCCCGAGGGCGGACCCAGCCAATGGAAATGAATCACGACGCGATTGAGCCTCTTGGCGCTTTACGTTATGCCCGCCGGCTTCAGGGATCTAATCGACGCGCGTGTTGAGGACACGCACCCTCTCGTTAACGGCATGAGGTAGGTACGTTCAGGAAAGTGCGTGCAAGAAGCTGCTACCTCGCCTCGAGAGCTACTGCAACTATCCTTGAACGTCGCTGGATTCCGACCTCCGGAGGCCGTCCCCGACGCGAACTTCAGGTGCCAGAGGCGCGTGTGGCAGAATTCCCAGAGAAGTCTCCGACAAGCCGCCCAGCAGCCGTCGGAGGTTTAAATCTCCATGATTTCTTTTTCTTTGCGGGCAAGCAGTTCGTCGATCTCACCGATGAACTTGTCGGTCATTTCCTGAACCTTATCAATGGCGCGCTTGCGGTCGTCCTCGGTGATTTCGTGCATTTTTTCGGTCTTTTTGATTTCCTCGTTCGCGTGGCGACGAATGTTGCGCACCGCCACGCGTCCGTCCTCTGCCATTTTGCGCGCGACCTTCACGAGCTCCTTGCGCCGCTCCTCGGTCAGCGGCGGAATGGTCAGGCGAATTGCCTTTCCGTCGTTGTTCGGCGTCAGCCCAATGTTTGCAGCCATGATGGCCTTTTCGATCGCCCCGATCATGTTGCGATCAAAGGGCGTGATGAGGATTGTGCGCGAGTCGGGGGTGGAAATCGTTGCAAGTTGCTTCAAAGCCATCGAGGCCCCGTACGCCTGCACGTGAATATTATCCACGAGCGCCACGGAGGCGCGGCCCGTGCGCAGCGTGCTGAATTCGTGCTCCACGGCCTCGATCGCTTTGTGCATCTTTTCTTTCGCTTCTTTGTAGATCGCATCGAGTGGCATAGGTCTCAGTCTCCTTCGACAATCGTTCCGATTTTCTCACCCATCAGCACCCGCCGCGTGTTACCCGGCTCGTGCAAATTATACACAATAATGGGAATGGCGTTCTCACGGCACAAGGAAATTGCAGTAGCATCCATCACCCGCAAATTGCGCGTGAGCGTCTCCTGGTAGGAAATTCTCTCATAGCGCTGCGCGTTAGGGTCGCGGCGCGGATCCGCCGTGTAAACGCCATCGACATTGGTCGCCTTCAGGATGACCTCCGCGTTGATTTCGGCGCCCCGCAGTGCCGCTGCCGTGTCCGTCGTGAAGAAGGGGTTGCCCGTGCCGCACGCGAAAATGACCACGCGCCCCTTCTCCAAATGGCGAATGGCGCGGCGGCGAATAT
Coding sequences within it:
- a CDS encoding Uridine monophosphate kinase → MNSEASPTPRWRRVLLKISGEALKGDQDFGIDYGFLRRLACEVHEVVADLGVQLGVVIGGGNFVRGGQLQEIDRAVGDYMGMLATMINAMALQAVFEQEGLETRVLSALEIKEVAESYIRRRAIRHLEKGRVVIFACGTGNPFFTTDTAAALRGAEINAEVILKATNVDGVYTADPRRDPNAQRYERISYQETLTRNLRVMDATAISLCRENAIPIIVYNLHEPGNTRRVLMGEKIGTIVEGD
- a CDS encoding Ribosome recycling factor; its protein translation is MPLDAIYKEAKEKMHKAIEAVEHEFSTLRTGRASVALVDNIHVQAYGASMALKQLATISTPDSRTILITPFDRNMIGAIEKAIMAANIGLTPNNDGKAIRLTIPPLTEERRKELVKVARKMAEDGRVAVRNIRRHANEEIKKTEKMHEITEDDRKRAIDKVQEMTDKFIGEIDELLARKEKEIMEI